One genomic window of Xanthobacter dioxanivorans includes the following:
- a CDS encoding dienelactone hydrolase family protein translates to MIEVTASDVKFSAYRADPDGTPKGAVVVLQDVFGVNADIRKIADGFAAAGYVAVAPALFDKVKSSIELEPSAVDEGRSLSAEIGNDWPLAAIQATVDTVKDAGKVALVGYSWGGYLAYLAANEVKGLACAIGYHTDGLLGAMMEKRRIPTLIHFAEQDPENPEEDVVQFRARRPDVSAFSYPGASRGFSYPAGAAYNAEAAEKALERTLFWISQYVVGQGPVQLKNAGAYAQAKTEKKGKKKTADDDMGPPLD, encoded by the coding sequence ATGATCGAAGTCACAGCAAGCGACGTGAAATTCTCCGCCTATCGGGCGGATCCGGATGGCACCCCCAAGGGTGCCGTGGTGGTGCTGCAGGACGTGTTCGGCGTCAATGCCGACATCCGCAAGATCGCGGACGGCTTTGCCGCCGCGGGCTATGTGGCCGTGGCGCCAGCGCTTTTCGACAAGGTGAAGTCCTCCATCGAGCTGGAGCCGTCGGCCGTGGACGAGGGCCGCAGCCTTTCCGCCGAGATCGGGAACGACTGGCCGCTGGCGGCCATCCAGGCCACGGTCGACACGGTGAAGGATGCCGGCAAGGTGGCGCTGGTGGGATATTCCTGGGGTGGCTATCTGGCCTATCTCGCCGCCAATGAAGTCAAGGGGCTGGCCTGCGCCATCGGCTACCACACCGACGGCCTGCTGGGCGCCATGATGGAAAAGCGCCGCATCCCGACGCTCATCCATTTCGCCGAGCAGGATCCGGAGAATCCGGAAGAGGACGTGGTGCAATTCCGCGCCCGGCGTCCCGACGTTTCCGCCTTCTCCTATCCCGGCGCGAGCCGCGGCTTCAGCTATCCCGCCGGCGCGGCCTATAATGCCGAGGCGGCCGAGAAGGCGCTGGAGCGCACCTTGTTCTGGATCTCGCAATATGTGGTCGGCCAAGGACCCGTGCAGCTCAAGAACGCCGGTGCCTATGCCCAGGCCAAGACCGAGAAGAAGGGCAAGAAGAAGACCGCCGACGACGACATGGGTCCGCCCCTGGACTGA
- a CDS encoding group II truncated hemoglobin, producing the protein MSDVVETVSMFERLGGAVVIDRLVEAFYARMDRLPEAEGIRTMHADDLASTKQVLKRYLSEWTGGPKLYSPEKGHPRLRQRHMGFAIGNDERDAWLLCMRGALDETVSDATAREEIYAALAKLADWMRNTAGNPHDTTGHAARP; encoded by the coding sequence ATGTCCGATGTGGTCGAAACGGTGAGCATGTTCGAGCGCCTGGGCGGCGCGGTGGTGATCGATCGCCTGGTGGAGGCCTTCTACGCCCGCATGGATCGCCTGCCGGAGGCCGAGGGCATCCGCACCATGCATGCGGACGACCTCGCCAGCACCAAGCAGGTGCTGAAGCGCTATCTCTCCGAATGGACGGGCGGGCCCAAGCTCTATTCGCCGGAGAAGGGGCATCCGCGCCTGCGGCAGCGGCACATGGGCTTCGCCATCGGCAATGACGAGCGCGACGCCTGGCTGCTGTGCATGCGCGGCGCGCTCGACGAGACGGTGAGCGACGCCACCGCGCGCGAGGAGATCTATGCCGCCCTGGCAAAGCTCGCCGACTGGATGCGCAACACCGCCGGAAACCCGCACGACACGACGGGGCACGCCGCGCGCCCTTGA
- a CDS encoding DUF6156 family protein, which yields MTGNATRGEEAATCRFFVTYTGVKMPFRLVEAIPDAQLTHRNTFIRAYFDAAGLLTGFDKMVYGEVELAHRYEYHANGAIRRAEVTMVDEDTVVVAFDEAGQPLAAA from the coding sequence ATGACAGGCAATGCGACGCGCGGCGAGGAGGCGGCCACATGCCGCTTCTTCGTCACCTACACGGGGGTGAAGATGCCGTTCCGGCTGGTGGAGGCCATTCCGGATGCGCAGCTCACCCATAGGAACACCTTCATCCGCGCCTATTTCGACGCGGCGGGGCTGCTCACCGGCTTCGACAAGATGGTCTATGGCGAGGTGGAGCTGGCGCACCGCTATGAATACCACGCCAATGGCGCGATCCGCCGGGCGGAGGTGACCATGGTGGACGAGGATACGGTGGTGGTCGCCTTCGACGAGGCGGGCCAGCCCTTGGCCGCCGCCTGA